Proteins encoded together in one Caldicellulosiruptor saccharolyticus DSM 8903 window:
- a CDS encoding Rpn family recombination-promoting nuclease/putative transposase yields MQQKVPHNQYDLTFKRLFQFKEVFLNFLRGNINREWVNRIDAESLEFVDRSFIKDEFVEKEADVIYRARLEDTDVYFYVLIEPQSTADRNMPRRLFEYMTLIWKRHMEEKADELLPPIVPIVLYNGRSGWNIPTQIFKGFDIFKDDMFNYILIDVNRLDDEKLKSRLDLLSIILYLEKSRRNAEEFVEKLSEVSEYICKLPQVQLKVFCSWLLRIVKPQVREEMESRIDELLKKIEAEGVEDVGEFIFNVQQLIQEYYREAEEKGKEKGYEEGIQEGIKEGIQRKEEEIVRRLIQKGFDDNFIAEATGVEIERIKKIREEYTKYF; encoded by the coding sequence ATGCAGCAGAAAGTACCACATAACCAGTATGATTTAACATTCAAGAGATTATTTCAATTCAAGGAAGTATTTTTAAACTTTTTAAGGGGCAATATAAATAGAGAATGGGTAAACAGGATAGATGCTGAGAGTTTAGAGTTTGTTGACAGGAGTTTTATTAAGGACGAGTTTGTAGAAAAAGAAGCAGATGTGATATACAGAGCGAGATTAGAAGATACGGACGTATACTTTTATGTGTTAATAGAACCGCAATCTACTGCGGACAGGAATATGCCAAGAAGGTTATTTGAGTATATGACTCTTATATGGAAAAGGCACATGGAAGAGAAAGCAGACGAGTTATTACCGCCGATTGTTCCGATAGTGCTGTACAATGGTAGAAGCGGGTGGAATATACCGACCCAGATATTTAAAGGTTTTGATATATTCAAGGATGATATGTTTAACTATATTTTGATTGATGTGAACAGGCTTGATGATGAAAAGCTAAAAAGCAGGTTAGACCTTTTAAGTATTATTCTTTATTTAGAAAAGTCAAGAAGAAATGCAGAGGAGTTTGTAGAGAAGCTCAGTGAAGTGTCAGAATATATTTGTAAGTTACCACAGGTGCAGCTAAAAGTGTTTTGTTCATGGCTTTTGAGGATAGTAAAACCGCAGGTGAGAGAGGAGATGGAGAGCAGGATAGATGAACTGCTAAAGAAGATAGAAGCTGAGGGGGTGGAAGATGTGGGCGAGTTTATATTCAATGTTCAGCAGCTGATACAGGAGTATTACAGAGAAGCAGAGGAAAAAGGCAAAGAAAAAGGCTATGAGGAAGGTATACAGGAAGGTATAAAGGAAGGTATACAGCGAAAAGAAGAGGAAATTGTGAGAAGGCTTATACAAAAAGGATTTGATGATAATTTTATAGCTGAGGCAACTGGAGTTGAGATTGAGAGGATAAAGAAGATAAGAGAAGAATATACGAAATATTTTTAA